The sequence GGTCGCCGACCTCTCGCGGCGGTTTCTCTCGGGCCCGATCGACGCGGTACCTGCCGCATGGCCCGAGTCGGGCGGTGCGCCGGCAATCGAGTTGGCGGTCTTCGGTGCGCATATGCGCGGTGGTCCGTTGACCCACGAACTCACCGCGCGGGGGGCTCGGTGGTCGGAAGAGATCCGTACGGCACCGAGCTATCGCCTCGTCGCCCTGGACACCACGCCGGCGAAGCCAGGTCTCGTCCGCGACCCCGAGCACGGCCAGGCCATCGAGGGGGAGGTGTGGACGCTGTCGCCGACAGCGCTGGGGGAGTTCCTCGCCGCCCTGCCCGCCCCGATGATGCTGGGCAGCGTAGAGCTGTCGGACGGCCGATGGGTGGTCGGGTTCGGTTGTGCGGCGGATGCGGCCGAGCGCGGTGAGGCGTTGGACCGCATCCGCTGGTGACCGTGCCGGTCGCCGTCACTCGGCCGGTGTCGGACAATTATCCGAAAGCGCGTAATCCTCGCGAATCTCGTGTTTGAATGAGCCGGCTTGTTCGGGCGGGCAGGGGAGTGGGGCGGATGACCGACTTGGGGCGCAACGGAATTCGGTTATCTCGACAACACCGACGTCGACGGGGCGGTCCGCGGGTGCGTCACCGGCTCGCCGTCGGCGTCACGGCTCTGGCCACGGTCGTGGCGGTCGGTGCCGGAGCGACGACGGGATCGGGACAGGCGGGGGCGGCGACGGTCGACGACATCATCTCCGGCGTCGTCTTGGACGTGCTCGGCGGCAGTTCCGGTCTCGGGCAGCTGGGAACGCTCGCGGACGGCCTGATGGACGTCGTGAACGGCGGTGGCGCCGGCGTCGCCGACCAATGGCGGGTCCAGCTCTGCGGGTCCGGCGCCGCGAACGGTGGCGCGGATTGTTCGCGCTCGACCGGTGTCGGCCTCGCGATGGTGGCACCCGGCCGGATCGAACTCGTTCCGGTCGACGCATGGGGTGCGGCGTCGGGGATCTACGACGCCGTCGACACCGTCGACAATCTGCTGCCCGCCGCCTGGCAGTCGATCCCGGACCTGCGGCATCCCGAGCTTCCGGAGGGTGAGGCGACTATCGGCGGCAGCGGATTCCAGTTCGCCTTCGCCTCGACCGGGGGCGAGGCCACGGCGATCTCGTATCTACCGGTGAGTCTGGCCACCGCCGGCGCGAGTGATGGCCGCGAGGCATACGCGTTCGCCGTCGTCGGTATGGCGAACGCATGGACGACCGACGACGTCACCACGTCGCTGGTCGGTATCCCGCTGCCGATCACCCTTCCCGGCATCGGCCACGTCAGCTGTTTCGGCGGACTCACCGCTGCCTACGCGGACGGTGTCGGCGCCTGCGTGAACGTCGTGGGCACCTTCGACTTCCGCTGGACGGCACCGAACGGCGAGCTGCAGTTCGGCCTCACCGACCCGACCGGCATCCTGTTCGATCCCGCCTCGGTGCTCGGCACGGTGATCGCTGCGGTGATGACCGACGTCAGCGGCGCGGGGAACCTGCCGATCACCCTCGGAAAGGACTTCGCCCGCCTGGGTTTCGGCGGGGACCACGGCCTCCTCAGCGGGAACTTCGTCCGTCTCACGAGCGATTACGGCAGTCAGGGTGAGACGACGATCGAGTGGCTGGGTCAGAAGCTGACCCTGAATCCGATGGTCGATGTCAACGGACAGGACCGTCCGAACCACCTCGGAGTGCCGTCCCTCGATTTGAGCGAGCTCGACCCCGACGAGATCGTTCCCGTCGTGTCCCTCCCGGAGTTCGCGTCCCCCTTCGGCCTGCCGGACGCGGCCGGGCCGTCGGTCACGAGGACACCCTCGGCCGCGGCCGGTTCCGAGGTGACCGGCCCCGGGGTGACCGGCCCCGGGGACCCCGGCTCCGAGGTCGCTCGAACCGACGACGCCGGCTCCGAGGTCGCCGTCGACGGCACTTCGGTGACCTCGCCGAGCGGCGAGGCCACCGATTCGGACCCGACGTCGGGCGGGGGTGAATCCTCGAACTCGGCCGACGGGTCGTCGACGGCAGACGACTCGTCGACAGACTCGTCCTCGCCACAGAGTGACTCGGCGTCGGCCGGTTCCGAAGACGCCTCCTAGGCGGGCCGCGCCGCGTCCGAGCCGGTCACACGGTATGGGTCGCCCTCGTGGTTACAGTGGAGACCACGTTCAGCGTCACCCCGGTCCGCTCACCAAGGAGGAGCCATGGCGGTAGATCCGGCGAAGAGCAAAGCGGTCTCCGAAGTCGTCCGTGCGCACCCGGGTATGAGCCTGGTAGCCGTCTCACCCGGCATCGTGGTGTTCCTGCTCGTCGGCTTCTTGCTGAACTGGCCGCTCGCCATCCTGTTGGGCCTTGTGGGGGCCGGCGCAGGCTACTACTTTCTGACCCGTCAGAAGTAGGCCCCGAGGAGCGATGACCACACGCGTCGACAGCTGGATCTGGGCGATCCGGCTCACCAAGACCCGTTCAGCGGCCGGTGCCGCATGCCGCGGCGGACACGTGCGCGTCAACGGCGCCACCGCCAAACCGGCGCAGCCGGTCGCCGTCGGCGATGAAGTACGGGTCCGACTCCACGGTCACGAGCGGGTCGTCGAGGTCACCGCGCTGATCAGCAAGCGTGTGTCCGCGCCCGCGGCCGCCGAATGCTACATCGACCGGAGCCCGCCGCCGCCTCCGCGAGAGGTGGTCGCGAGTCAGCCGCGCCGAGATCGCGGTGCCGGCCGTCCGACCAAACGGGAACGCCGCGAACTCGATCGTCTTCGGATGCACGGCGGGCTTCTCGTCTCGCTCGTCCTCGTGCTCGTTGTCGCACTCGCGGGCTGTTCGGACGATTCCGACGATCCGGCCGCACCCACCACGGCGGACGCACCCGGCAAGGCCGGCAGCGGACCGTTCTTCGGCGCGTGTGGCGGCGTCACGACCGAAGAGGTCACCCGTATCACGAGGTTCGCCGGACTCGGCAACACCGTCAACAATCCGTCGGTCTGCGAATGGGACGGCAGCAGCGACCGCACCGGACCGGTGGCGTCGTTCAACTGGTATCGCGGGTCCCCGATCGGTCGCGAACGGGCGACCGAGCAGTTGTCGCGTGCGTCCACCAAGGACCTCGACATCGACGGGCACAAGGGCTTCATCGCCTCCGACCTCGGGATCTGCGAGATCGGCATCGCCTTCGGAGCCGACTTCTTCGAA is a genomic window of Gordonia sp. SID5947 containing:
- a CDS encoding DUF3558 family protein; the protein is MTTRVDSWIWAIRLTKTRSAAGAACRGGHVRVNGATAKPAQPVAVGDEVRVRLHGHERVVEVTALISKRVSAPAAAECYIDRSPPPPPREVVASQPRRDRGAGRPTKRERRELDRLRMHGGLLVSLVLVLVVALAGCSDDSDDPAAPTTADAPGKAGSGPFFGACGGVTTEEVTRITRFAGLGNTVNNPSVCEWDGSSDRTGPVASFNWYRGSPIGRERATEQLSRASTKDLDIDGHKGFIASDLGICEIGIAFGADFFEWSVSSGTQALGSDQPPPTTEQICDSTRELARLSIERAS